The Neoarius graeffei isolate fNeoGra1 chromosome 12, fNeoGra1.pri, whole genome shotgun sequence genome window below encodes:
- the sc5d gene encoding lathosterol oxidase isoform X2, protein MDLVLNFADSHFFSPYVYLTSWPEDEPLRQIIGLLVVTNLGAAVLYLGLGALSYYFIFDHNLMKHPQFLENQVRREIKYALTSLPWISIPTVALFFAEVRGYSKLYDNVNESPLGWPGLICSMFSFLLFTDMCIYWIHRFLHHKLIYKHFHKPHHIWKIPTPFASHAFHPVDGFLQGLPYHIYPFLFPLHKVLYLGLYVFVNIWTISIHDGDYWVPRLLEKFINGAAHHTDHHLFFDYNYGQYFTLWDRLGGSYRHPSALMGKGPLECIRNLKSSLIKNANGKEE, encoded by the exons ATGGACCTGGTCCTGAATTTTGCCGACTCTCATTTCTTCAGTCCGTATGTGTACCTGACCTCCTGGCCTGAAGATGAGCCCCTTCGACAGATTATTGGGCTGCTGGTGGTCACTAACCTTGGCGCTGCAGTTTTGTATCTTGGCCTGGGAGCTTTAAGCTACTACTTCATCTTTGACCACAATTTAATGAAACACCCTCAGTTTTTAGAG AACCAGGTGAGACGTGAAATAAAGTATGCTCTGACATCTTTGCCATGGATCAGCATTCCTACAGTTGCACTGTTCTTCGCTGAAGTACGAGGTTACAGCAAGCTCTATGACAATGTTAATGAATCTCCACTGG GGTGGCCAGGACTGATCTGTAGTATGTTCTCCTTCCTCCTTTTTACTGATATGTGCATCTATTGGATTCACCGATTCCTGCATCACAAACTGATCTATAAG CATTTCCATAAACCTCACCACATCTGGAAGATCCCGACTCCGTTCGCCAGCCATGCTTTCCACCCCGTAGACGGCTTTCTTCAGGGCCTGCCCTACCACATCTATCCTTTCCTCTTCCCCCTGCACAAGGTACTCTACCTGGGCCTCTATGTGTTTGTTAACATATGGACCATCTCCATTCACGATGGTGACTACTGGGTCCCACGGCTGCTGGAGAAATTCATCAACGGAGCTGCTCATCATACTGATCACCATCTGTTCTTCGACTATAACTATGGTCAGTATTTCACGCTTTGGGATCGCCTAGGAGGCTCGTACAGGCATCCATCAGCTCTAATGGGGAAAGGGCCGCTTGAGTGCATCAGGAACCTAAAGAGCTCATTAATCAAGAATGCTAATGGTAAAGAAGAGTAG